The window CCGCTCACGCTGGCGCCGGCGGGCAGTTCGATACGCTCGATCGCGAGGCCGAGCGCTTGCCGCAGCCGGGCGAAATAGAGCACGGTCACGAGAACCGTGGCAACGGCGGCCGTTCTCTCGTCCATGGTCCCCATCAGGTCACCCGACGCAGTCGCGGCGCCGCGCGCAGCAGATCGAGATGCGCGAGGATGAATTCGGCGATCGCATCGTAGTCTTCGAGATCGAACTGCGGCAGCAGCGTGTCGATGGGTTCGTCGGTCGCGATCGCGATGACGTGTTCGTCATGGCGGAAGAGCAGCGGACGCGCTGCAGCCGCGCGATGGATCTCGAGCTTCGGAATCGGCTGCCGCTTGAAGCCTTCGACGAGCACGAGGTCGCAGGGCGCAAACCGCGCGAGCAGTTCCGGCAACTCCGGTTCGGCCGCGTTGCGCAGTTCGTGCATGAGCACCCAGCGCTTGGCGGAAGCGAGCATGACCTCGGTCGCTCCCGCCTCGCGGTGCCGATAGGAATCCTTGCCGGGGCGATCGATGTCGAACTCGTGGTGAGCGTGCTTGACGAGCGAAACGCGCAGCCCCTCCATGACGAAGCGCGGAAGGAGTGCCTCGATCAGCGTCGTCTTGCCGCTGCCGGAAAAGCCTGCAAAGCCGAATACCTTCATCGCCGCGCGTTTCTCCTGTGCGACCTTGCGCCGGCTCCCTGAAAGACTGGCGGCGATGATACCGTCTCAAGCATCCCGCTGCCATGGCCAGGAAGCGCCGGTTCCGCAAGCCGCCGTGCGCGAACTCGGTAGTGAGCCTGTGACAGTCCGGCGTTCGGGAGGTTGCGGTCAGGGGACCTGGCAGGCGGCGGAGACTGGTCGCGCCCCCGCGCGTGGCACGGCGTGGAGGTGGCCGGCTTCGAGCCTCAACTGATGCATGTAGGGCAGGTCGATGATTTCCTGGTCGTGACACGCGACCACCACGCAGTTCTCGCCCTGACCGAGGTCGTGGATCAGGTCGAGCACGCGGTGGCGGCCCTCGCGGTCCAGATTGGCGGTCGGCTCGTCGAGCAGGAAGAGGCGCGGATGCAGCACCTTGGCGCGCGCCATGGCGACTCGCTGCTTCTCCCCGCCGGAGAGCTTGCCGGGGCGTACTTTCGCGACGTGACCGAGACCTGCCCATTCCAGCGCATCGGCCACGATCCGCTGGCGCTCACCGGCCGCGACGTGCCGTGCCTTCAGTCCGAAGCCGATGTTCTCGGCGATGCTGGTATCGAACAGATAGGGATGCTGGTGGACGTAAACGATGTCGCCGCGCAGGGCTTCCGGGAACCGCCGCAGGTCCGCCGCCCGTCCGTCGATCTCCAAAGTGCCGGCGTCTGCCGCGTCGAGGCCGGCGAGGATGCGCATCAGCGTCGACTTGCCCGAGCCGTTGTCGCCGGTGAGCACGTAGCTTTCGCCGGAAAGGAAGCGCGCGGCCACGCCGCGCAGCACCGTGCGGCTGCCGAATCGCCTGGCGACACCGTCGATCCGGACGAAATGGGTCGTCACGGACGCTCCCTCCCCGTCATGTCATCCCGCCCTCCCCCTGCAGGAAGGAGAGCAGCGCGTTGATGCCGAGCGCGAGCGCAATGAGGACGAACCCCAGCGCGATGCCCTGGGCGAACTCGCCCTTGCTCGTCTCGAGCGCGATGGCCGTCGGGATGTTGCGTGTGAGCCCGGCGATGTTGCCGCCCACCATGACGGAGCACCCGACCTCCGACACCACACGGCCGAAGCCGTTGAAGATCGACGCCATCACGCCAAAGCGCACCTCGCGCAAGGTGGTCCAGGCGGCCACGAATCGGTGCGCGCCGAGGCTGCGCGCGGTCTCGTACACGCGCGGGTCTGCACCCTGCACCGCGGCGAGCGTGAACACGACGAGCACCGGAAACGCGATCGCCATGTACCCGATGATCATCGCCTCGGGCGTGAAGAGCAGCTTGAGGAAGCCGAGCGGACCCTGGCGCGACAGCAGCATGTAGAGCGTGAGGCCGACCACCACGGTCGGGAAGGAGAGCAGCCCCTGCACCGCGACGACCAGCGCGCGCCGGCCGGGAAAGCGCACCTTCGCCATCAGAAAGCCGAGCGCGACTGCCGGCGGGGCGATCAGCGCGATCGCCACCGTCGAGCAATAGAGCGAGGTCCAGATGATCCGCCACAGGGTGCGATCGCCCGTGAAGAGCAGGACGAACGCCTGCCGCGTCGGCTCGATGAGATCCACCGCCTGCGCCCGGCTCGATCGCCCCTCAGGCAGCCGGCTTGAGCGCCGGACGTGCGTCGGGGAAGAACATCTGCTGACCGTTCACCCTGAACGCCGCGATGGCCTGCTGTCCTTCCGGCGAGACCAGCCACTCCAGCAGCGCCACGGCGCCCTTGTTGTTCACGCCGGGGCACTTCTGCGGGTTCACCACGA is drawn from Betaproteobacteria bacterium and contains these coding sequences:
- the mobB gene encoding molybdopterin-guanine dinucleotide biosynthesis protein B; the protein is MKVFGFAGFSGSGKTTLIEALLPRFVMEGLRVSLVKHAHHEFDIDRPGKDSYRHREAGATEVMLASAKRWVLMHELRNAAEPELPELLARFAPCDLVLVEGFKRQPIPKLEIHRAAAARPLLFRHDEHVIAIATDEPIDTLLPQFDLEDYDAIAEFILAHLDLLRAAPRLRRVT
- a CDS encoding ATP-binding cassette domain-containing protein; protein product: MTTHFVRIDGVARRFGSRTVLRGVAARFLSGESYVLTGDNGSGKSTLMRILAGLDAADAGTLEIDGRAADLRRFPEALRGDIVYVHQHPYLFDTSIAENIGFGLKARHVAAGERQRIVADALEWAGLGHVAKVRPGKLSGGEKQRVAMARAKVLHPRLFLLDEPTANLDREGRHRVLDLIHDLGQGENCVVVACHDQEIIDLPYMHQLRLEAGHLHAVPRAGARPVSAACQVP
- a CDS encoding ABC transporter permease, which codes for MDLIEPTRQAFVLLFTGDRTLWRIIWTSLYCSTVAIALIAPPAVALGFLMAKVRFPGRRALVVAVQGLLSFPTVVVGLTLYMLLSRQGPLGFLKLLFTPEAMIIGYMAIAFPVLVVFTLAAVQGADPRVYETARSLGAHRFVAAWTTLREVRFGVMASIFNGFGRVVSEVGCSVMVGGNIAGLTRNIPTAIALETSKGEFAQGIALGFVLIALALGINALLSFLQGEGGMT